ATAAAGATTTTATTTTTAATACGCTATTACCTCAAGTTAATATAGATGCTGCAACTGGACAACCTTCAGGATTGTCTTCAGAATTGGCACCTATGGCTTTGAGACGTGACATAGAATGGGAAATGGAAGCGAATAATTTAAGTGCACCGCTTATAGACACTGCCATACAACCTGGATTTAACGAAAAAATCAGGTCTCATAATTATGTGTTTAATAATGGCGTAGGTCATTATCTTAATGATACGGTTAGGTATTACCCTTATCCTTTTTATGATAATTTCACTGTAAATTAAAATAAAATACAGTGATTAAATAAAATATAATTTAATATAAAAAATATTAACATGAACAGTAAACTAAAAATTTTAAAATATACATGTATTGCCTTCATGTCGTTTCTATTAGTGTTTTCTTGTAACATTCCTGAAGATCCAGAATTTTACGAACCATTTGTTCCTTCAGAGGTAGAAAACCCAGAAACAATTTCTCAAATTATTATAGCACGAGAAGATTTCAGTATTATGGAATCTGCGATGAGGCTAATTGAGGAAAGTGGAAGTGTAAAAATAATTTCAGAATTAAATGTACCAGGAAGCAGTACGGTTTTTGTCCCAAACGATGAAGTTTTTCAAGCTTGGTTGGATATGAATGGTATTGATGACTTGGCTTTACTTGATGTAGCGCTTATTGAAAGAGTAATTTTAAATCATATTCTTGAAGGTGAGTTTAACTCTTCAAACCTTGTGTCAGGTTTAACGCATTCTAGAGCTCTAGTTGGAGAGAGAGGTAGTGAAAAGAATGTGTCAATGTATATTGATGTATCAAATGGAGGAGTTACAGTAAACGCAGAGGCAAGTGTCATTACAGCAGATGTTGAAGCTAATAATGGTGTAATCCATGTAGTAAACAATGTTATTGAGCTTCCTGTTTTACTTGACTTTTCGGTTATGGTGCCCTCTTTAACTACGTTTTACGATGCCGTGCAATATGCCGATACAGCTCGTGATGCAGATGGTAATGGCCCTAATTTAATGGCTAAATTAATAGATTCAGAGGCAGCCTTAACTTTATTAATGCCTAACAATGATGCCTTTACAGATTTGTTAGTGGAACAAGGTGTCTCTAATTTAACAGATTTAGACCCATGGTTCGTTGCAGATGTTATTTCAACACAATTAATTAACATAGCCGCAATTTCTTCTCAAGAGATGATAGATATCGGAGGGCCTTTTGCTCTTCCTGCCTCTAATAATGAATTGTTGCAGATAGATCCAATTAATTTAACAGTTTCAGATCCCAATAGTAGAACAGCAAATTTCATTCCCGGCTTAATTGATATTACTGCCGTAAATGGATTTGTTCATACCATTGATAAAGTATTATTACCTATGCCTACACCATAAATATTAATGATTCATTAAAGTTTTATGTAGTTCATATTTATTATAAAGAACTTTATTGATGATATGTATTGGATAAATGCATAGGAGTAGTGGTTAATTAAGGTTAGTTTAGTTGTGAAGCCCTCTGTTTAATAAAATATGGAGGGCTTTCTTTCTAACTTAATTCGTGTATTCGGTTATTCAATAGGCATCTAAATGCAATTATAAGGTGTATTGCCTTCGAGTAAGCATGACTAACTATTAAAGTAACTCCTGCTTTTTACTAGTAAAAAATAATAAATTCTAATAAAAATTCTTGATTCCAAAGTCGTAGCAAATTGGTAGTTGGAAAAATATGGATAAAGCCAATTGGGTTATCAGTTAAGGCAAAAAAACAGTTTTATATCGGTACTGTTTACAGGTAAAGAGGTCTTAAAA
This genomic interval from Tamlana carrageenivorans contains the following:
- a CDS encoding fasciclin domain-containing protein, whose product is MNSKLKILKYTCIAFMSFLLVFSCNIPEDPEFYEPFVPSEVENPETISQIIIAREDFSIMESAMRLIEESGSVKIISELNVPGSSTVFVPNDEVFQAWLDMNGIDDLALLDVALIERVILNHILEGEFNSSNLVSGLTHSRALVGERGSEKNVSMYIDVSNGGVTVNAEASVITADVEANNGVIHVVNNVIELPVLLDFSVMVPSLTTFYDAVQYADTARDADGNGPNLMAKLIDSEAALTLLMPNNDAFTDLLVEQGVSNLTDLDPWFVADVISTQLINIAAISSQEMIDIGGPFALPASNNELLQIDPINLTVSDPNSRTANFIPGLIDITAVNGFVHTIDKVLLPMPTP